In Girardinichthys multiradiatus isolate DD_20200921_A chromosome 18, DD_fGirMul_XY1, whole genome shotgun sequence, a single window of DNA contains:
- the pde9ac gene encoding high affinity cGMP-specific 3',5'-cyclic phosphodiesterase 9A has protein sequence MGSSSSSFPPKKIYLDVDGKVQKVVFSRHCSPCDIKELLCSSSNLPRNSAIKIVNPEGALVSVDATMPTNSPNFLYKVIPLSTGQSEEREDMFQSVLSQVAEQFTRAFHINELKTEVTNRLVALEKRVEMEGLKVVEIEKCKNDLRKLRDEVTSRGGSRVNCSCKYNFSDDGKKVTPRRDVPTYPKYTLSQETIEALKKPTFDVWHWEHNEMLSCLEFMYHDLGLVKEFNMNPIILKRWLLAIQENYRNNPFHNFRHSFCVSQMMYGMIQLCNLQGKMTLTDLGILMTAAVCHDLDHPGYNNTYQINARTELAVRYNDISPLENHHCAVAFQILSLPECNIFANIDPEAFKKVRQAIITLILATDMARHGEILDGFKQKVDHFDFTNEEHVLCLKRVLIKCCDISNEVRPTEVAEPWVDCLLEEYFMQSDREKSEGLPVAPFMDRDKVTKPTAQIGFIKFVLIPMFETVMKLFPQIEEIMVQPLRDSRDHYEELKQLEDSMTEESSVINRLRKDLKSE, from the exons ATGGGTTCCAGTTCTTCATCCTTCCCTCCCAAAAAGATTTACCTGGATGTTGATGGGAAGGTGCAGAAG GTGGTGTTTAGTCGGCACTGTAGTCCATGTGACATCAAGGAACTACTGTGTTCCTCATCCAACCTTCCTAG GAACTCTGCCATCAAGATTGTGAATCCAGAAGGTGCCTTGGTCTCTGTTGATGCCACAATGCCTACCAACTCTCCAAA TTTTCTATACAAAGTTATCCCACTGTCAACTGGTCAGTCAGAAG AGAGGGAGGACATGTTTCAGAGTGTGTTGTCTCAGGTGGCTGAGCAGTTCACCAG AGCTTTTCACATCAATGAGCTGAAGACTGAGGTCACCAACAGGCTGGTAGCATTGGAGAAGAGAGTGGAAA TGGAGGGCTTGAAAGTAGTCGAAATTGAAAAGTGTAAAAATGATCTGAGGAAACTTCGAGATGAGGTGACTTCAAGAGGTGGAAGCAG GGTAAACTGTTCATGCAAATACAACTTCTCAGATGACGGGAAGAAGGTCACGCCTAGACGAGATGTCCCCACTTACCCAAAG TACACACTTTCTCAGGAGACCATTGAGGCACTGAAGAAGCCAACGTTTGATGTTTGGCACTGGGAACACAATGAG ATGTTAAGTTGTCTGGAGTTCATGTACCATGACCTAGGACTGGTAAAGGAATTCAACATGAATCCCATCATACTCAAACGATGGCTG CTCGCAATACAGGAAAACTATCGCAACAATCCCTTCCACAACTTTCGTCACTCCTTCTGTGTTAGTCAGATGATGTATGGCATGATTCAACTATGCAACCTGCAG GGCAAGATGACACTCACAGATTTGGGAATTTTAATGACAGCTGCAGTGTGTCATGACCTGGACCACCCCGGCTACAACAACAC GTACCAAATCAACGCTCGCACGGAGCTGGCGGTGCGCTACAACGACATCTCCCCGCTGGAGAACCATCATTGTGCTGTGGCCTTTCAGATCCTTTCGCTTCCTGAGTGCAACATCTTCGCAAATATTGATCCTGAGGCATTCAAGAAGGTCCGACAG GCGATTATCACCCTTATTCTGGCCACCGACATGGCCCGGCACGGTGAGATTCTTGatggcttcaagcagaaagtgGACCACTTTGATTTTACCAATGAGGAGCATGTTTTGtgt CTGAAGAGGGTGTTGATCAAGTGTTGCGATATTTCCAATGAGGTGAGACCAACTGAGGTTGCTGAGCCGTGGGTGGACTGTTTACTGGAAGAGTACTTCATGCAG AGTGACAGGGAGAAGTCAGAGGGTCTTCCAGTAGCTCCCTTCATGGATAGAGACAAAGTTACCAAACCCACAGCTCAGATTGGATTCATCAAGTTTGTCCTCATTCCCATGTTTGAGACAGTCATGAAG CTTTTCCCTCAGATTGAAGAAATCATGGTTCAGCCTTTGAGAGACTCTAGGGATCATTATGAGGAGCTGAAGCAGCTTGAAGACTCAATGACAGAG gagTCTTCTGTCATAAACCGATTGAGGAAAGACTTGAAAAGTGAATGA